The DNA segment AGCACTGGGACGGGTGCCGTTCTGACGACGCGCTCGGAGACGCTGCCGACGACGTTGGTCTCGTAGGCGTCGCCGCTGGTCCCCATCACGATCAGATCGGCGTCGTTTTCTTCGGCGTAGCTGACGATACACTCGGCAGGACTGCCGCTGTCGACGATGGTTTCGGTGGAGACGCCGGCATCTGTTGCGGCTGTCACGGCTTCCTCGGCGGCCTCGAGCGCTTTGGCTCGCAACTCCTCGCGAACGCTCTCGACGCGGTCGTCGTCGAGGACGAGAAACGCGCGATCGTCGACGACGGAGATGACGTGGAGGTCGGCGTCTCGAGTGTTGGCAATGTCGATGGCGTGTGCGGCGACCGTCGATGCGTGGTCGCTCCCGTCGGTGGCAAAGAGAATCCGGTCGTACATCGGTAGGTGTGTGTTTCGGGCCGAGACAAAAGAACGTCTCCATTATCCCATGTCCGTGGGAATGGCGCTCGAGAGTGGTCCGCATGCGTCCGATAGCTTTAGTACCACTTTACTACCAGATACTTCTTTTTCTATAGTAAATGGTGGTGCTTTTGTAGTGTGGTCTGCACGACGGAGTACAGTCTCCACCCAACCCTCGTTTCGGGAGATTTGTCGGTCGCTCGAGTCGGCCTCACGGACGATTTTCAACAGACGATTTAGGTGTGTAGAAAGCGAGTGGGTACCTATGATCGAGACCATTACCATCGACCGCTTCAGCGAGTTGCTCGACGGAGACACGGCGTTCGCGCTGCTCGATACGCGACCGCCCGAGAGTTACGAGGCCTGGCATGCCCCTGGCGCGAAAAACGTCCCGTTCGAGCCCACAGAGGACGTTTCGGACCGCCTCGAGGAAATCCGCGAGGTTGTCGGCGACCACGAGCGGGTGCTGACCATCTGTGGCAAAGGCGTGTCTTCGGGGACGCTAGCAGCGAAACTCGCCCGCGCTACCGACGCGTACGACGTCGTGGCCGTCGAGGGCGGAATGAACGCCTGGAGTCGCGTCTATCATCGGGCCCCGGTCGACGTTCCGGGTGCCACAATTGTCCAGCTACAGCGGCGCTCGAAGGGGTGTCTGTCCTATCTCGTCGGGGACCCCGAAACCGGGTCGGCGCTCGCTGTCGACCCGACGGCTGACCTCGAGGCAGTCTTCGCTGCGGCGGGCGAGTACGGCCTCCGAATCGAGGGCGTGCTCGACACGCACGTCCACGCAGACCACGTCTCCGGCGGGCGGGACCTGGCGACACGTCTCGAGGTACCGTACTATCTGCCCGAACGGGCTGCAAGTCGGGGTGTCGAGCACGCCTTCGAACCGCTCGAAGACGGACAGACGCTCGCCATCGGTGGTCTCGAGGTCCGCGTTCTGCACACGCCGGGGCACACGAGCGATGGCATTTCACTGCTCGTCGACGACCGTGCCGTTCTCACCGCCGATACCCTGCACGCCGAGGCGGTGGGCCGCACGGAACTCGAGTTCGGTGACGAGGACGCCGAACGCGGTGCACGGTTGCTGTACGACAGCCTTCAC comes from the Natronosalvus amylolyticus genome and includes:
- a CDS encoding universal stress protein — protein: MYDRILFATDGSDHASTVAAHAIDIANTRDADLHVISVVDDRAFLVLDDDRVESVREELRAKALEAAEEAVTAATDAGVSTETIVDSGSPAECIVSYAEENDADLIVMGTSGDAYETNVVGSVSERVVRTAPVPVLTVGPETER
- a CDS encoding MBL fold metallo-hydrolase, producing the protein MIETITIDRFSELLDGDTAFALLDTRPPESYEAWHAPGAKNVPFEPTEDVSDRLEEIREVVGDHERVLTICGKGVSSGTLAAKLARATDAYDVVAVEGGMNAWSRVYHRAPVDVPGATIVQLQRRSKGCLSYLVGDPETGSALAVDPTADLEAVFAAAGEYGLRIEGVLDTHVHADHVSGGRDLATRLEVPYYLPERAASRGVEHAFEPLEDGQTLAIGGLEVRVLHTPGHTSDGISLLVDDRAVLTADTLHAEAVGRTELEFGDEDAERGARLLYDSLHGTLLELPDDVVVLPGHVGVSTDGRFQTGIPREAISTTVGTARTAIEALSLAEDAFVDRLAAAGDKPENYETIIAINRGARALDPDERVELEIGPNNCSA